The nucleotide window AGCGCGGCGCGCCGGCCGTGCCGAACCCGTCGGGCGGGAGCGGTGCCGGGCGGATGGAGCGCCCCGACGTCGCGGAGGAGTCCGAGGACGAGGTCGTCATCGAGGGCGACGGCGAGACGATCGCCGCCGAGATGCAGGGGACCATCCTCTCGGTCGACGTCGCGGAGGGCGACGAGGTGACCGCCGGCGACGTGGTGTGCGTGCTGGAGGCGATGAAGATGGAGAACGACGTCGTCGCGGACCGCGGCGGCGTCGTGAGCCAGGTGCTCGTCGCCGAGGGCGACAGCGTCGACATGGGCGACCCGCTCGTCGTGCTGGAGTAGTTCGGAACGGAACCACTCCTGACGCTCCGGCGGTACTTATCGGATCGTTCTCGAAGACGCCGTCGAGCGACCGACGGCCGTTACTCTCGACGTACTTGAAGGGAACTAGTCTGTAGAGAGACCTGCGAACAGTACACTCCGGAGGAGGGTAGCCGACTGAGTATAAAGTGGGAAACACGGCTATCACCGAGCCATTCGTGTTATCGGTTGTCATGCCTCTGTATATGGACGTACACAAAGACGTCGACGCGAGCGTCGAAGAGGTCATCGAGGCGCACAAGAAGGACGTCGAAGTTCAAGGCGAACACGGGGTAGAATACAAGCGGTACTGGGTGGACGAAGACGAGGGGACCGTCTTCTGTCTCTTCGAAGGGCCGAGCAAGGAAGCGGGCGAGAAAGTCCACGAAGAGGCACACGGCCTCACCGCGGACGAGATCCACGAAGTGAGAGAGGGCGAATAACCGTCGCTGGCCTTACGAACGGTATCGGTCGGTCGTGAAACGGGACTCGCAGGCCCTGAATCAGGGTCCTTGCCTCGTTTCTCACCCCTCACGGTGAACCGTGCCTTTCCGACACCCGTCCGTTCAGTACCGGGCGATTCTTCCCGTAAGGACTTCTAGGTAACCCCGTCTGTGAATCGAGCGTCGACGAGGTGGGGAGCATCCACGAGCGAAGCGAGCGGTTCACCACTGGTGTGGGTGTTCCACCCCGCGGCAACGAAATTATCGGGGCCGACCGGTTTCGGCGGTTCGAGGATCGAGCGCCGAAGGCGCGTGCGACGAGGATCCCGTCAAGAGAGGCCGGG belongs to Halorarum halophilum and includes:
- a CDS encoding DUF4242 domain-containing protein, whose product is MDVHKDVDASVEEVIEAHKKDVEVQGEHGVEYKRYWVDEDEGTVFCLFEGPSKEAGEKVHEEAHGLTADEIHEVREGE